Proteins from a genomic interval of Oceanispirochaeta crateris:
- a CDS encoding ABC-F family ATP-binding cassette domain-containing protein, which produces MVNLSNIRVAYGERILFQNSSVLIRPQDKIGLVGPNGSGKTTIFRLIAGEEQPDEGTVSIDPGVVVGYFSQDVGEMKGKSALEEVLQGAGKVHELSLLLEEMEHTMSDSDTMEKMSDDDMEKFMNRYGEIQMEYQNRGGYELESNARAILDGLGIPETRQNQSLENFSGGWKMRIALARILLLNPDVLLMDEPTNHLDIESILWLEEWLKSFKGALMMTSHDREFMTRICGRTVEAAGESINSYSGDYDFYLREREIRREQLLAASRRQQAMLAKEEEFIARFAARASHAAQVQSRVKMIEKMERVVIPPDPKVMKFKFTPCPRSGDVVVRMENLGKAWPLENGTLHPVFSGVSGVVERGNKIALTGINGAGKSTLLKVLASLTEASEGRSELGASVNAGYFSQYSGDSLNMESTIFEELAALLPRESVGSIKSLLGAFQFSGDDTDKKINVLSGGEKSRVMLASLLARPINFLMLDEPTNHLDIASREVLLEALQKFEGTIIIVSHDRYFLKHLVNRVFEIDHGKMNIYEGDYNYYLGKKESD; this is translated from the coding sequence ATGGTCAACTTATCCAACATCCGCGTCGCCTATGGTGAACGCATCCTCTTTCAAAATTCCTCTGTACTGATCCGCCCTCAGGATAAGATAGGTCTTGTGGGACCCAATGGTTCAGGAAAAACGACGATTTTCCGGCTCATTGCCGGAGAAGAACAGCCCGACGAAGGAACGGTCAGCATAGATCCCGGAGTTGTTGTAGGTTATTTTTCTCAGGATGTAGGTGAAATGAAGGGAAAATCGGCCCTGGAAGAGGTCCTTCAAGGGGCTGGAAAAGTCCATGAGTTGAGCCTCCTGCTGGAAGAGATGGAACATACCATGTCCGATAGTGACACTATGGAAAAGATGAGTGATGACGACATGGAAAAATTCATGAACCGCTATGGAGAAATCCAGATGGAGTATCAGAACAGGGGCGGCTACGAACTTGAAAGCAATGCCCGGGCCATCCTGGATGGCCTTGGGATTCCCGAAACCAGGCAAAACCAGAGTCTTGAAAACTTCAGCGGTGGATGGAAGATGCGGATAGCCTTGGCCCGAATACTCCTGCTCAATCCGGATGTACTCCTCATGGACGAACCGACCAATCACCTGGATATTGAATCCATACTCTGGCTTGAAGAGTGGCTTAAGTCCTTCAAAGGGGCACTCATGATGACCAGCCATGACCGGGAGTTTATGACCAGAATCTGCGGGAGAACCGTAGAGGCTGCCGGAGAAAGCATCAACAGCTACTCGGGCGACTATGATTTCTATCTGAGAGAAAGAGAAATCCGAAGAGAACAGCTGCTTGCTGCCAGCCGGAGACAGCAGGCCATGTTGGCCAAAGAAGAGGAGTTTATTGCCCGTTTTGCCGCCAGAGCCTCCCATGCTGCTCAAGTACAGTCCAGGGTCAAGATGATAGAAAAGATGGAGAGGGTTGTCATACCGCCGGACCCCAAGGTGATGAAATTTAAATTCACTCCCTGTCCCCGCAGCGGAGATGTTGTTGTCAGAATGGAAAATCTCGGAAAAGCATGGCCTTTGGAAAACGGAACACTTCACCCCGTATTCAGCGGGGTAAGCGGTGTAGTTGAGCGGGGAAACAAGATTGCCCTCACTGGTATTAACGGAGCGGGAAAATCAACACTTCTCAAAGTCCTGGCGTCCCTGACTGAGGCCAGTGAAGGCCGGAGCGAACTGGGAGCCAGTGTGAATGCGGGTTATTTCAGCCAATATTCAGGAGACAGCCTCAATATGGAGAGTACGATTTTTGAAGAGCTGGCTGCCCTGCTGCCGAGAGAATCTGTGGGAAGCATCAAAAGCTTACTGGGGGCTTTCCAGTTTTCTGGGGATGACACGGACAAAAAAATAAATGTCCTCTCGGGGGGAGAAAAGAGCCGCGTCATGCTGGCATCCCTTTTAGCCCGTCCGATCAACTTTCTCATGCTCGATGAACCAACGAACCATTTGGATATTGCCAGCCGTGAAGTGCTATTGGAAGCTCTCCAGAAATTTGAAGGGACGATTATCATTGTCAGCCATGACCGTTATTTTCTCAAACATCTGGTGAATAGAGTCTTTGAAATAGATCATGGAAAAATGAATATTTACGAAGGTGATTACAACTACTATCTTGGAAAAAAAGAGTCAGACTAG